A single region of the Massilia sp. erpn genome encodes:
- a CDS encoding malate dehydrogenase, whose translation MAKTPMRVAVTGAAGQIGYSLLFRIANGDMLGKDQPVILQLLEIPDEKAQKALKGVMMEIDDCAFPLLAGMTAHADPMTAFKDADVALLVGARPRGPGMERKDLLEANAQIFTVQGKALDAVASRNVKVLVVGNPANTNAYIAMKSAPSLPAKNFTAMLRLDHNRALSQIAAKVGKPVASIEKLCVWGNHSPTMYADYRFATIDGKSVKETINDAVWNSDTFLPTVGKRGAAIIEARGLSSAASAANAAIDHVRDWVLGTNGKWTTMGIPSDGSYGIPEGTMFGFPVTTENGEYKIVQGLEIDAFSQERINITLKELTEEREGVKHLLP comes from the coding sequence ATGGCTAAAACCCCAATGCGTGTTGCCGTCACCGGCGCCGCCGGCCAGATCGGCTATTCCCTGCTGTTCCGCATCGCCAACGGCGACATGCTGGGCAAGGATCAGCCAGTCATTCTGCAACTGCTTGAAATCCCTGACGAAAAAGCGCAGAAAGCGCTGAAGGGCGTCATGATGGAAATCGACGACTGCGCCTTCCCGCTGCTGGCCGGCATGACCGCCCACGCCGATCCGATGACCGCCTTCAAAGACGCCGACGTGGCCCTGCTGGTGGGCGCCCGCCCACGCGGCCCAGGCATGGAGCGTAAAGACCTGCTGGAAGCCAATGCCCAGATCTTCACCGTGCAAGGCAAGGCGCTGGACGCCGTCGCTTCGCGCAATGTGAAAGTGCTGGTGGTCGGCAACCCAGCCAACACCAACGCCTATATCGCGATGAAATCGGCCCCTTCCCTGCCGGCCAAGAACTTCACCGCCATGCTGCGCCTGGACCACAACCGCGCCCTGTCGCAAATCGCCGCCAAGGTCGGCAAGCCGGTCGCTTCGATCGAAAAACTGTGCGTGTGGGGCAACCACTCGCCGACCATGTACGCTGACTACCGCTTCGCTACCATCGACGGCAAGTCGGTGAAAGAAACCATCAACGACGCCGTCTGGAACAGCGACACCTTCCTGCCGACCGTCGGCAAGCGCGGCGCTGCCATCATCGAAGCGCGCGGCCTGTCCTCGGCTGCTTCGGCTGCCAACGCCGCCATCGACCACGTACGCGACTGGGTACTGGGCACCAACGGCAAGTGGACCACCATGGGCATCCCATCGGACGGCTCCTACGGCATCCCTGAAGGCACCATGTTCGGCTTCCCTGTGACCACCGAAAACGGCGAATACAAAATCGTCCAGGGTCTGGAAATCGACGCCTTCTCGCAAGAACGCATCAACATCACGCTCAAGGAACTGACCGAAGAGCGCGAAGGCGTGAAGCATCTGCTGCCATAA
- a CDS encoding GntR family transcriptional regulator, whose product MNSVPPNQTSPAAAASAPATPAQGATASSTVAPSASPTFSPLYQQIKALITQSLQSGEWKPGELIPSEVELANRFKVSQGTVRKAIDELAAENLVVRKQGKGTFVSTHHEARAHFRFLRLMPDEGVPHYPESKFIEVRRLRAPADVARLLDLKSGDAVIYIKRVQSFDGVPTIVEELWLPGLLFKGLTAERLNEYKGPMYGLFESEFGTRMIRAAEKIRAVCAAEADAALLHTAAGTPLLCAERVSFTYGDKPVELRRGLYLTERHHYQNDLN is encoded by the coding sequence ATGAATTCCGTCCCGCCCAACCAGACCAGTCCAGCCGCTGCCGCCAGCGCGCCGGCGACCCCGGCTCAGGGCGCGACCGCCTCCTCCACCGTTGCGCCGAGCGCTTCGCCCACCTTCTCCCCGCTGTATCAGCAGATCAAGGCCCTGATCACGCAAAGCCTGCAGTCGGGCGAGTGGAAGCCGGGCGAGCTGATTCCCAGCGAAGTGGAGCTGGCCAACCGCTTCAAGGTCAGCCAGGGCACGGTGCGCAAGGCCATCGACGAGCTGGCGGCCGAGAACCTGGTGGTGCGCAAGCAGGGCAAGGGCACGTTCGTGTCGACCCACCATGAGGCGCGCGCCCACTTCCGCTTCCTGCGCCTGATGCCCGACGAGGGCGTGCCGCACTACCCGGAAAGCAAATTCATCGAAGTGCGGCGCCTGCGCGCGCCGGCCGATGTGGCGCGCCTGCTCGACCTGAAGTCGGGCGATGCGGTCATCTATATCAAGCGCGTGCAGTCCTTCGACGGCGTGCCGACCATCGTCGAGGAGCTGTGGCTGCCCGGCCTGCTGTTCAAGGGACTGACGGCGGAACGGTTGAATGAATACAAGGGGCCGATGTACGGCCTGTTCGAATCCGAGTTCGGCACCCGCATGATACGGGCGGCCGAAAAAATCCGCGCCGTGTGTGCCGCCGAAGCCGATGCTGCACTGCTGCACACGGCGGCCGGCACGCCACTGTTGTGCGCCGAACGCGTCTCGTTCACGTATGGCGACAAACCGGTGGAATTGCGCCGCGGCCTGTATCTGACGGAGCGTCATCATTATCAAAATGACCTCAATTAG
- the sdhC gene encoding succinate dehydrogenase, cytochrome b556 subunit has translation MSEAVREAPKKERPEFRNIHVTQLSNYRLPLAGVVSILHRISGFLMFALLPVVLYLLEQSIRSELSFAYFQGIASHWFVKLVILALVWAYMQHFCAGVRHLIMDTHVGLDKDSARKSAATVLAISLTLTALVALKLFGVF, from the coding sequence ATGTCTGAAGCCGTAAGGGAAGCACCAAAAAAAGAACGGCCTGAGTTCCGTAATATCCACGTTACGCAACTGTCGAACTACCGCTTGCCTTTAGCCGGAGTTGTATCCATCTTGCACCGCATTAGCGGTTTCCTGATGTTTGCCCTGCTGCCTGTTGTCCTGTATCTGCTCGAGCAGAGCATCCGATCGGAACTTTCCTTCGCTTACTTCCAGGGCATCGCCTCGCACTGGTTCGTCAAGCTGGTGATCCTGGCCCTGGTCTGGGCGTATATGCAGCACTTCTGCGCCGGCGTGCGCCACCTGATCATGGACACCCACGTCGGTCTGGACAAGGATTCGGCGCGCAAGAGCGCTGCCACCGTGCTGGCAATCAGCCTGACCCTGACCGCCCTGGTGGCCCTGAAATTGTTTGGAGTGTTCTAA
- the sdhD gene encoding succinate dehydrogenase, hydrophobic membrane anchor protein, which produces MANNNIGPKRLVVGAHYGLKDWLAQRVTAILMVVYTAVLLFSFLSGSNFTYEGWAGLFAQQWFKLFSAVTLFGLFYHAWVGMRDIWMDYVKPVGVRLFLQIATVLWLIACAAWSVQILWSV; this is translated from the coding sequence ATGGCGAATAATAATATCGGCCCAAAACGCCTGGTCGTCGGCGCCCATTACGGCCTGAAAGACTGGCTGGCGCAGCGCGTGACCGCGATTCTGATGGTGGTGTATACCGCCGTGCTGCTGTTCTCTTTCCTTTCCGGCAGCAACTTCACCTATGAAGGCTGGGCTGGCCTGTTCGCCCAGCAGTGGTTCAAGCTGTTCAGCGCCGTGACGCTGTTCGGCCTGTTCTACCACGCCTGGGTTGGCATGCGTGACATCTGGATGGACTACGTTAAACCAGTCGGCGTCCGTCTGTTCCTGCAAATTGCCACCGTGCTGTGGTTGATCGCCTGCGCCGCCTGGTCGGTGCAGATTCTGTGGAGTGTGTAA
- the sdhA gene encoding succinate dehydrogenase flavoprotein subunit — protein sequence MAAIKSAIPTRRFDAVIVGAGGSGMRASLQLAEAGLNVAVLSKVFPTRSHTVAAQGGIGASLGNMSEDNWFWHMFDTVKGGDYLGDQDAIEFMCREAPKVVYELEHFGMPFDRNPDGTIYQRPFGGHTANFGEKAVQRACAAADRTGHALLHTLYQRNVRARTHFFVEWMALDLIRDAEGDVVGVVALEMETGECMILEAKTTIFATGGAGRIFAASTNAFINTGDGMGMAARAGLPLQDMEFWQFHPTGVSGAGVLITEGVRGEGGILINSNGERFMERYAPTLKDLAPRDFVSRSMDQEIKEGRGCGPNKDHVLLDLRHIGSETIKKRLPSILEIGHKFANVDATKEPIPVVPTIHYQMGGIPTNIHGQVVAPTGDGSQKVVNGLYAIGECACVSVHGANRLGTNSLLDLVVFGRAAGNHVVAQNLKQKEFKPMPKDASEFAMGRLNKLETSTGGERVQNVANDIRATMQKYCGVFRTDELLTQGYQEIMKLDERRKHVSFQDKSKVFNTARVEALELDNLIETAKATITSAVARKESRGAHAHSDYPQRDDDNWMKHTLWFSEGNRLEYKAVVTKPLTVDTFKPKPRTF from the coding sequence GTGGCAGCAATCAAATCTGCAATCCCTACCCGCCGCTTTGACGCGGTGATCGTTGGCGCTGGCGGTTCCGGCATGCGCGCCTCCCTGCAACTGGCGGAAGCCGGCCTGAATGTGGCCGTACTGTCCAAAGTCTTCCCGACCCGCTCGCACACCGTGGCGGCGCAGGGCGGCATCGGCGCCTCGCTGGGCAATATGTCGGAAGACAACTGGTTCTGGCATATGTTCGACACCGTCAAGGGCGGCGACTACCTGGGCGACCAGGACGCCATCGAATTCATGTGCCGCGAAGCGCCGAAAGTCGTGTACGAGCTGGAACACTTCGGCATGCCGTTCGACCGCAACCCGGACGGCACCATTTACCAGCGTCCGTTCGGCGGCCATACCGCCAACTTCGGCGAAAAAGCCGTGCAGCGCGCCTGCGCTGCGGCTGACCGTACCGGCCACGCCCTGCTGCACACCCTGTACCAGCGCAATGTGCGCGCCCGCACCCACTTCTTCGTGGAATGGATGGCCCTGGACCTGATCCGCGACGCCGAAGGCGACGTGGTCGGCGTGGTGGCCCTGGAAATGGAAACCGGCGAGTGCATGATCCTGGAAGCGAAGACCACCATCTTCGCCACCGGCGGCGCCGGCCGTATCTTCGCGGCCTCGACCAACGCCTTCATCAACACCGGCGACGGCATGGGCATGGCGGCACGCGCCGGCCTGCCGCTGCAGGATATGGAGTTCTGGCAGTTCCACCCGACCGGCGTGTCCGGCGCGGGCGTGCTGATCACCGAAGGCGTGCGCGGCGAAGGCGGCATCCTGATCAACTCCAACGGCGAACGCTTCATGGAGCGCTATGCGCCGACCCTGAAGGATCTGGCGCCGCGCGACTTCGTTTCGCGCTCGATGGACCAGGAGATCAAGGAAGGCCGCGGCTGCGGTCCGAACAAGGACCACGTGCTGCTGGACCTGCGCCACATCGGCTCCGAGACCATCAAGAAGCGTCTGCCTTCGATCCTGGAAATCGGCCACAAGTTCGCCAACGTCGATGCGACCAAGGAACCGATTCCTGTCGTGCCGACCATCCACTACCAGATGGGCGGTATTCCGACCAATATCCACGGCCAGGTGGTGGCACCGACCGGCGACGGCAGCCAGAAAGTGGTCAACGGCCTGTACGCGATCGGCGAATGCGCCTGCGTCTCGGTGCACGGCGCCAACCGTCTGGGCACCAACTCCCTGCTCGACCTGGTGGTCTTCGGCCGCGCGGCCGGCAACCACGTGGTGGCGCAGAACCTGAAGCAAAAAGAATTCAAGCCGATGCCGAAAGACGCGTCCGAATTCGCCATGGGCCGTCTGAACAAGCTGGAAACCTCGACCGGCGGCGAGCGCGTGCAGAACGTGGCCAACGATATCCGCGCCACCATGCAGAAGTACTGCGGCGTGTTCCGTACCGACGAGCTGCTGACCCAGGGCTACCAGGAAATCATGAAGCTGGACGAGCGCCGCAAGCACGTGTCCTTCCAGGACAAGTCCAAGGTCTTCAACACCGCCCGCGTCGAAGCGCTGGAGCTGGACAATCTGATTGAAACTGCCAAGGCCACCATCACCTCGGCTGTAGCACGCAAGGAATCGCGCGGCGCCCACGCGCACAGCGATTATCCGCAGCGCGACGACGACAACTGGATGAAGCACACGCTCTGGTTCTCCGAAGGCAACCGCCTGGAGTACAAAGCCGTTGTCACCAAACCGCTGACGGTCGATACCTTCAAGCCGAAACCACGTACTTTCTAA